The proteins below come from a single Tsuneonella deserti genomic window:
- a CDS encoding ABC transporter permease — MSDGADFTIDEQGGRRRAVLSGNYLVSTIAPIDTALRTIEGPLDEVDLSQVREIDTVGAWMALSVARNTGGKVVGASERAARLIDALSGTEPGGEVTPERLPVFTRVFEATGERVAGMQRGTISAIGFLGQFLIAVATLIRHPRRFRTKAFVRQMELVGVSALGIIGLMSFLIGIVIAQQGAVQLEQFGAESLTVNLVGRITLRELGVLMTAIMVAGRSGSAFAAQIGTMKLTEEVDAMRTIGISPMEALVVPRVLAVTFMMILLGFYSACMAIVGGAVIGELALDIPFLTFLSRIKDVVPLYDLYVGLVKAPVFGLIVGMTGCYQGMKVQGNSEEVGLKTTNAVVVAIFTVIVLDAFFAVFFTNIGWA, encoded by the coding sequence ATGAGCGACGGGGCGGACTTCACCATCGACGAACAGGGCGGGCGCCGGCGCGCGGTCCTGTCGGGTAACTACCTCGTCTCGACCATCGCCCCCATCGATACCGCGCTGCGCACCATCGAGGGGCCGCTCGACGAGGTGGACCTGTCGCAGGTGCGCGAAATCGATACGGTGGGCGCATGGATGGCCCTCAGCGTCGCGCGCAACACCGGCGGCAAGGTAGTCGGCGCGAGCGAGCGGGCGGCGCGCCTGATCGACGCCCTGAGCGGAACCGAGCCGGGCGGCGAAGTGACGCCCGAACGGCTGCCGGTGTTCACCCGCGTGTTCGAGGCGACCGGCGAGCGGGTCGCCGGGATGCAGCGGGGAACGATCAGCGCGATCGGTTTTCTGGGCCAATTCCTCATCGCCGTCGCGACCCTGATCCGCCATCCGCGCCGCTTCCGCACTAAGGCGTTCGTGCGGCAGATGGAACTGGTCGGTGTGTCGGCGCTGGGCATCATCGGCTTGATGAGCTTCCTCATCGGCATCGTCATCGCGCAGCAGGGAGCGGTGCAGCTCGAGCAGTTCGGCGCCGAATCGCTGACCGTGAACCTGGTGGGCCGCATCACCCTGCGCGAGCTCGGCGTGCTGATGACAGCGATCATGGTCGCCGGACGCTCGGGCTCTGCCTTCGCGGCGCAGATCGGCACGATGAAGCTGACCGAGGAGGTCGATGCCATGCGCACGATCGGCATCTCGCCGATGGAGGCGCTGGTCGTGCCGCGGGTGCTGGCGGTGACTTTCATGATGATCCTGCTCGGTTTCTATTCCGCATGCATGGCCATCGTCGGCGGCGCGGTGATTGGCGAGCTGGCGCTCGACATACCGTTCTTGACGTTCCTGTCGCGCATCAAGGACGTGGTGCCGCTTTACGATCTCTACGTCGGCCTGGTGAAAGCGCCGGTGTTCGGCCTGATCGTGGGCATGACAGGTTGCTACCAGGGCATGAAGGTCCAGGGGAACTCGGAGGAAGTGGGCCTGAAGACCACCAACGCGGTGGTCGTCGCGATCTTCACCGTGATCGTCCTCGATGCTTTCTTCGCGGTCTTCTTCACCAACATCGGATGGGCGTGA
- a CDS encoding valine--tRNA ligase, with translation MAPPTMTSELAKTFDPSAIEARWYAHWEANGLFRPERPDAQPFTIVNPPPNVTGSLHIGHALDNTLQDVVVRYERLRGKDALWVVGTDHAGIATQMVVERQMMERQDKRTNYSREDFVAKVWEWKAESGGTITGQLRRLGCSMDWSREQFTMDPHFSAAVTKVFVDLYNEGLIYRDKRLVNWDPALGTAISDLEVETQDVKGGFWHFRYPLADGVTTDEGADHLVVATTRPETMLADMAVAVHPTDARYASVVGKEIVQPITGRRFKVIADEHADPELGSGVVKITPGHDFNDFEVGKRAGIAAGDMLNMLDAGAAVVQTADGLVPDEFIGLDRFEARKLVVQRMKEAGFLIPHVDKDGAEHDAEPRTIATPYGDRGGVVIEPWLTDQWYVDAEKLAQAPMQAVRDGRIEIVPRTWEKTFFNWMENIQPWCVSRQLWWGHRIPAWYKEDGTVIVAESEAKALALAGPGAKLTQDEDVLDTWFSSALWPFATLGWPEQTELLERHYPNDLLISGFDILFFWDARMAMQGLHLMKEVPWKRLYLHGLVRAADGAKMSKSKGNVVDPLGLIDRFGADALRFFMCAMESQGRDVKMDESRVEGYRNFATKLWNATRFCQANGIGASQTVAAPPATLPVNRWIIGEVTATLAALDKAMADLRFDAAANAIYHFVWDTFCDWYLELIKGNIDEETKAVAGWVLDQIFVMLHPFMPFITEELWHAQGTRPYELIVARWPDPRAESDASAKGEVEWLIELTRSLRTAKNELGLPPGAKLEAWLATPSDTASRVLETSAAALERVARLSAVHVTPAPNGAAMQVGAGSDALVIPLEGLIDVEAEKARLAKALAASEKEAAALAGRLANASFVQRAKPEAVEKARADHAHHSAEAERLKAALDRLG, from the coding sequence ATGGCCCCGCCCACCATGACCAGCGAATTAGCGAAGACTTTCGACCCCTCGGCGATCGAAGCACGGTGGTACGCGCATTGGGAAGCGAACGGGCTATTCCGGCCCGAACGCCCCGACGCGCAGCCCTTCACCATCGTCAACCCGCCGCCCAACGTGACGGGCTCGCTGCACATCGGCCATGCGCTCGACAACACGCTCCAGGATGTCGTCGTCCGTTACGAACGGCTGCGGGGCAAGGACGCGCTGTGGGTGGTCGGCACCGATCACGCGGGCATTGCCACGCAGATGGTCGTCGAGCGCCAGATGATGGAGCGGCAGGACAAGCGCACCAACTACAGCCGCGAGGACTTCGTCGCCAAGGTGTGGGAATGGAAGGCGGAAAGCGGCGGCACGATCACCGGCCAGCTGCGCCGCCTCGGCTGCTCGATGGACTGGTCGCGCGAGCAGTTCACGATGGACCCGCACTTTTCCGCCGCGGTCACCAAGGTGTTCGTCGATCTCTACAACGAGGGCCTGATCTACCGCGACAAGCGGCTGGTGAACTGGGACCCGGCGCTCGGAACCGCGATCAGCGATCTCGAGGTCGAGACGCAGGACGTGAAGGGCGGTTTCTGGCACTTCCGCTATCCGCTGGCGGACGGCGTCACCACAGACGAGGGCGCCGATCACTTGGTCGTCGCCACCACCCGCCCCGAAACGATGCTGGCCGACATGGCGGTCGCCGTGCATCCAACCGACGCGCGCTACGCCTCGGTCGTCGGCAAGGAGATCGTTCAGCCGATCACCGGCCGCCGCTTCAAGGTGATCGCCGACGAGCATGCCGATCCGGAGCTTGGCAGCGGCGTGGTGAAGATCACCCCGGGACACGATTTCAACGACTTCGAGGTCGGCAAGCGGGCGGGTATTGCGGCGGGCGATATGCTCAACATGCTCGATGCCGGGGCCGCGGTGGTGCAGACCGCGGACGGGCTGGTGCCGGACGAATTCATTGGCCTCGACCGGTTCGAAGCCCGCAAGCTGGTCGTCCAGCGGATGAAGGAAGCCGGCTTCCTCATCCCCCACGTCGACAAGGATGGCGCGGAACACGACGCCGAGCCGCGCACCATCGCGACACCCTACGGCGACCGCGGGGGCGTGGTGATCGAACCGTGGTTGACCGACCAGTGGTACGTCGATGCCGAGAAGCTCGCGCAGGCGCCGATGCAGGCGGTGCGCGACGGACGGATCGAGATCGTCCCGAGGACCTGGGAGAAAACGTTCTTTAACTGGATGGAAAACATCCAGCCATGGTGCGTCAGCCGCCAGCTATGGTGGGGCCACCGGATTCCCGCGTGGTACAAGGAGGACGGCACCGTCATCGTCGCCGAGAGCGAGGCCAAGGCACTCGCGCTCGCCGGCCCGGGAGCGAAGCTGACGCAGGACGAGGACGTGCTCGACACCTGGTTCTCTTCCGCCCTGTGGCCCTTCGCCACCCTCGGCTGGCCCGAGCAGACCGAGCTCCTCGAACGCCACTACCCGAACGACCTGCTGATATCCGGCTTCGACATCCTGTTCTTCTGGGATGCGCGGATGGCGATGCAGGGCCTCCACCTGATGAAGGAAGTGCCGTGGAAACGGCTCTACCTCCACGGCCTCGTGCGCGCGGCGGACGGCGCGAAGATGAGCAAGTCCAAGGGCAACGTGGTCGACCCGCTGGGCCTGATCGACAGGTTCGGTGCGGACGCGCTGCGCTTCTTCATGTGCGCCATGGAAAGCCAGGGCCGCGACGTGAAGATGGATGAGAGTCGGGTCGAGGGCTACCGCAACTTCGCCACCAAGCTGTGGAACGCGACCCGCTTCTGCCAGGCCAACGGCATCGGCGCATCGCAGACAGTCGCGGCCCCGCCCGCTACCCTGCCGGTCAACCGCTGGATCATCGGCGAGGTGACGGCCACCCTCGCCGCGCTCGACAAGGCGATGGCCGACCTGCGCTTCGACGCCGCCGCGAACGCGATCTATCACTTCGTATGGGACACGTTCTGCGACTGGTATCTCGAGCTCATCAAGGGCAACATCGACGAAGAGACGAAGGCCGTCGCTGGCTGGGTACTCGACCAGATCTTCGTCATGCTGCACCCCTTCATGCCGTTCATCACCGAGGAACTGTGGCACGCCCAGGGGACCCGGCCCTACGAGCTGATTGTGGCTCGCTGGCCCGATCCCCGGGCCGAGAGCGATGCGAGTGCCAAGGGCGAAGTCGAATGGCTGATCGAACTGACCCGCTCCCTGCGCACCGCCAAGAACGAGCTCGGACTGCCTCCCGGCGCAAAGCTGGAGGCATGGCTCGCCACCCCGTCCGACACGGCGAGCCGCGTCCTGGAAACCAGTGCTGCCGCGCTCGAGCGCGTCGCGCGCCTGTCGGCGGTTCACGTCACTCCCGCCCCCAATGGCGCGGCGATGCAGGTCGGCGCAGGCAGCGATGCGCTGGTCATCCCGCTTGAGGGCCTGATCGACGTCGAGGCTGAAAAGGCGCGCCTGGCCAAGGCGCTCGCGGCGTCAGAAAAGGAAGCGGCGGCACTGGCGGGCCGGCTCGCCAATGCCTCCTTCGTCCAGCGGGCCAAGCCGGAGGCGGTGGAGAAGGCGCGCGCCGATCATGCCCATCACAGCGCCGAAGCAGAGCGGCTGAAGGCGGCGCTCGACCGGCTGGGCTGA
- a CDS encoding VOC family protein produces the protein MKLDHMVVMVRSLEASLPWYETLLGLIGFTRSRPHIWGNDDGVYLDLKQAEPGTRDYERRGPGLNHLGFTALDEADLDRVRAGMQAAGFEVPEKQHIGKEIVTFFRDPDGMRIEVTVYS, from the coding sequence ATGAAGCTCGACCACATGGTCGTGATGGTCCGCTCCCTCGAGGCAAGCCTGCCATGGTACGAAACGCTGCTGGGGCTTATCGGCTTTACCAGGAGCCGTCCGCACATCTGGGGCAACGATGACGGCGTGTACCTCGACCTCAAGCAGGCGGAGCCGGGCACGCGTGATTATGAGCGGCGCGGCCCTGGTCTCAACCACCTCGGCTTCACGGCCCTGGACGAGGCTGACCTCGACCGGGTGCGCGCGGGAATGCAGGCTGCCGGGTTCGAAGTGCCTGAGAAGCAGCACATCGGGAAGGAGATCGTCACTTTCTTCCGCGATCCGGATGGAATGCGGATCGAAGTGACCGTCTATTCCTGA
- a CDS encoding 7-carboxy-7-deazaguanine synthase QueE: protein MNLVLATDDSGGPEIFASLQGEGVSAGRPCTFIRLSRCNLACVWCDTAYTWRFTGDNRPHRDAITFERKQNQVTLSPVQAARSIDLLAPRRLVVTGGEPLLQAAALAELAALLPEHSIEVETNGTVEPAARFDTFVEQYTVSPKLSHSGNPADLALPPARLAEWSRDPRAFFKFVIAEPADVAEVLALQLAYSMQPERIFLMPEGTDSATLRARSAWLSDLCLEHGYRLSDRLHIHLYGDTRGT from the coding sequence GTGAACCTCGTCCTCGCCACCGACGACAGCGGCGGACCGGAGATCTTCGCCTCGCTCCAGGGGGAAGGTGTTTCGGCGGGCAGGCCGTGCACCTTCATCCGCCTGTCGCGCTGCAATCTGGCCTGCGTGTGGTGCGATACCGCATACACGTGGCGCTTTACCGGCGATAACCGTCCGCATCGCGATGCGATCACGTTCGAGCGCAAGCAGAACCAGGTGACGCTCTCGCCGGTGCAAGCGGCGCGAAGCATCGATCTCCTCGCCCCGCGCCGGCTCGTGGTGACGGGCGGCGAGCCGCTGCTCCAGGCTGCCGCGCTGGCCGAGCTTGCGGCCCTGCTGCCGGAGCACAGTATCGAGGTGGAGACCAACGGCACGGTCGAACCGGCGGCGCGCTTTGATACTTTCGTCGAGCAGTACACTGTCAGCCCCAAGCTCTCCCACAGCGGTAATCCCGCTGACCTCGCCCTCCCTCCCGCCCGGCTGGCCGAGTGGTCTCGCGACCCGCGGGCCTTCTTCAAGTTCGTGATCGCGGAACCGGCCGATGTTGCCGAGGTTCTGGCCCTGCAGCTCGCCTATTCCATGCAACCCGAACGCATCTTCCTCATGCCCGAGGGCACCGACAGCGCGACCTTGCGCGCCCGAAGCGCCTGGCTGTCGGATCTGTGCCTCGAACACGGCTACCGCCTGTCGGACCGCCTGCACATCCATCTCTACGGCGACACCCGCGGCACATGA
- a CDS encoding MATE family efflux transporter has product MNDNAPIPAAGTRPRPRQRDLTSGPVLQTLVLFSLPTLGSNLLQSLNGTVNSIWVGRLIGDAALAATANANIVMFLVFAGVFGFGMAATVKMGQAFGAGEVDAARRTFGSAVGLCLGLAITVALAGWVFAPQLLTALATPGESYGLALEYLRIIFISIPGGMLTVMIAMGLRGAGDSRTPFLFMGVSVALDVALNPLLISGIGPFPRMGIAGSAASTAFAGYAALLALLAYVYVKDLPLRLRGAEMGYLIPRRAELGYIVGKGLPMGAQMLLVSSAGIVVIGLVNREGLMAAAAYGASLQLWTYLQMPAMAIGAGTSAMAAQAIGAGMTGRIDAISRAGILINLCLTGTMTAVLLLFDRAALELFLGSNSPAVALARHIQFLASWNFILFGVTIVLFGTMRAGGVVWVPLVALGIALFPARLGFYYVFRDMLGQDALWLCFPFGSLVSMGIAIWFYRRPGWRTKGRAISPERAAEESHTDGEAAGRFKPEL; this is encoded by the coding sequence ATGAACGACAACGCCCCCATTCCCGCCGCCGGAACGCGGCCACGCCCGCGGCAGCGCGATCTTACCAGCGGTCCCGTGCTGCAGACGCTTGTGCTCTTCAGCCTGCCGACGCTCGGTTCGAACCTGCTGCAGTCGCTGAACGGCACGGTCAATTCGATCTGGGTGGGCCGGCTGATCGGCGATGCGGCGCTGGCCGCGACCGCCAACGCCAACATCGTCATGTTCCTGGTCTTCGCCGGCGTGTTCGGCTTCGGCATGGCAGCGACCGTCAAGATGGGCCAGGCGTTCGGTGCCGGCGAAGTCGACGCCGCCCGCCGCACGTTCGGCAGCGCGGTCGGGCTTTGCCTCGGACTGGCGATAACGGTCGCGCTGGCCGGATGGGTGTTCGCGCCCCAGCTACTGACTGCGCTCGCCACCCCGGGCGAAAGCTACGGGCTGGCGCTCGAATACCTGCGGATCATCTTCATTTCGATCCCCGGCGGGATGCTCACGGTGATGATCGCGATGGGGCTGCGCGGCGCAGGAGATTCGCGAACGCCGTTCCTGTTCATGGGAGTCTCGGTGGCGCTCGACGTAGCGCTGAACCCGTTGCTCATCTCGGGAATCGGCCCGTTCCCCCGCATGGGCATCGCCGGCTCTGCCGCATCGACCGCGTTTGCCGGCTACGCCGCGCTCCTGGCGTTGCTCGCATATGTCTATGTCAAGGACCTGCCACTGCGCCTGCGCGGGGCGGAGATGGGCTACCTGATCCCTCGCCGCGCGGAGCTTGGCTACATCGTCGGCAAAGGCCTGCCGATGGGCGCGCAGATGCTGCTCGTGTCCTCGGCGGGGATCGTCGTAATCGGACTGGTGAACCGCGAAGGCCTGATGGCGGCTGCTGCCTATGGCGCCTCGCTGCAATTGTGGACCTACCTGCAGATGCCGGCGATGGCCATCGGCGCAGGAACGAGCGCGATGGCCGCCCAGGCGATCGGCGCGGGGATGACCGGCCGGATCGACGCGATCAGCCGCGCGGGCATCCTCATCAACTTGTGCCTCACCGGAACGATGACCGCCGTGCTTCTGCTGTTCGACCGGGCGGCGCTCGAGCTGTTCCTGGGCTCGAACAGCCCGGCTGTCGCGCTGGCGCGGCACATCCAGTTCCTAGCCAGCTGGAACTTCATCCTGTTCGGGGTGACGATCGTCCTGTTCGGAACAATGCGCGCAGGCGGAGTCGTGTGGGTGCCGCTGGTGGCGCTGGGCATCGCCTTGTTCCCGGCCCGGCTCGGTTTCTACTACGTTTTCCGGGACATGCTCGGGCAGGATGCGCTGTGGCTGTGCTTCCCCTTCGGGTCGCTGGTCTCGATGGGAATCGCGATATGGTTCTACCGACGCCCGGGATGGCGCACCAAGGGGCGCGCGATCAGCCCCGAACGCGCGGCGGAGGAGAGCCATACCGACGGTGAAGCCGCCGGCCGGTTCAAGCCGGAGCTTTAA
- a CDS encoding ATP-binding protein, which translates to MDELGKQAFQGFGSSEAPPPSTESGGTSAVPPDNAMQPIGVVLEIAGSGSQIALDLERLNECMADPDPSIALAGQVGSQIKIRVGNSWLLASVRNQKQDRRSGGGIIANIDFLGEGNEEKLTGRIHGFRRGVTRYPIPGALIYPATTADLRQIYASDGRSNIQIGTVYPTKDIRAGLYIDAMLGKHFALLGSTGTGKSTSAALILHRICDAAPDGHILMIDPHGEYSAAFRNTGLILDVSNLQMPYWLMNFEEHCEVLLTSAGNDLQTDQDILAKCLLRARQKNRLAESMGKITVDSPIPYLLSDLANEIQNEMGKLDKATNTAPYMRIKTKLDELKADPRYQFMFSGMLVGDTMADFLAKIFRMPSAGKPIAIIDVSGVPSDITSTVVAVLSRLVFDFAIWGREEKTRPILLVCEEAHRYVPSEKHADRSSVGKILSRIAKEGRKYGISLGLITQRPSDLAEGVLSQCGTILSMRLNNERDQSFVKAAMPEGARGFLDSIPALRNRECIICGEGVAIPMRVSFDNLEEQKRPASEDPSFVDLWRQSGGEEDRVHRIVQRWRSQGK; encoded by the coding sequence ATGGACGAATTGGGCAAGCAGGCGTTTCAGGGTTTCGGTAGCAGCGAAGCGCCGCCTCCTTCCACGGAGAGCGGTGGCACTTCTGCCGTTCCGCCCGACAACGCGATGCAGCCCATCGGGGTGGTGTTGGAAATCGCAGGTTCGGGATCGCAGATCGCGCTCGATCTCGAACGACTCAACGAATGCATGGCTGACCCGGACCCGTCCATCGCGCTTGCCGGCCAGGTGGGAAGCCAGATCAAAATCCGGGTGGGGAACTCCTGGCTGCTTGCCAGTGTCCGCAATCAGAAGCAGGACCGGCGCTCCGGGGGCGGCATCATCGCCAACATCGACTTCCTGGGCGAGGGCAACGAGGAAAAGCTGACCGGCCGGATCCATGGCTTCAGGCGCGGTGTTACCCGCTATCCCATTCCCGGCGCGCTGATCTATCCGGCGACCACCGCGGACCTTCGCCAGATCTATGCGAGCGACGGACGATCGAACATCCAGATCGGCACGGTTTATCCGACCAAGGATATCCGCGCCGGTCTCTATATCGACGCCATGTTGGGCAAGCATTTCGCGCTGCTCGGCTCTACCGGCACCGGCAAGTCGACCAGCGCGGCGCTGATCCTTCATCGCATCTGCGATGCCGCTCCCGACGGACACATTTTGATGATCGACCCGCACGGGGAGTACTCGGCGGCATTCCGCAATACCGGCCTCATCCTCGACGTTTCCAACCTGCAGATGCCGTATTGGCTGATGAACTTCGAGGAGCACTGCGAAGTGCTGCTCACCTCTGCGGGCAACGACCTGCAGACCGACCAGGATATTCTGGCCAAGTGCCTGCTCAGGGCGCGCCAGAAGAACCGGCTGGCGGAATCGATGGGCAAGATCACCGTCGATTCGCCGATCCCCTATCTTCTTTCGGATCTCGCCAACGAGATCCAGAACGAGATGGGCAAGCTCGACAAGGCGACGAACACTGCGCCGTACATGCGGATCAAGACCAAGCTCGACGAGCTCAAGGCAGACCCGCGTTACCAGTTCATGTTCTCCGGTATGCTGGTTGGCGACACGATGGCCGACTTCCTTGCGAAGATCTTCCGCATGCCGAGCGCTGGCAAACCGATCGCGATCATCGACGTGTCCGGCGTACCATCGGATATCACCAGCACCGTCGTCGCCGTGCTCAGCCGGCTGGTGTTCGATTTCGCCATCTGGGGACGCGAGGAAAAGACGCGCCCGATCCTCCTGGTCTGCGAAGAAGCGCACCGGTACGTGCCGAGCGAGAAGCACGCCGACCGGTCGTCCGTCGGCAAGATCCTGTCGCGTATCGCCAAGGAGGGCCGCAAGTACGGCATCAGCCTGGGACTGATCACGCAGCGTCCGTCCGACCTTGCCGAGGGCGTGCTGTCGCAGTGCGGCACGATCCTTTCGATGCGTCTCAACAACGAGCGCGACCAGTCGTTCGTGAAGGCGGCGATGCCCGAAGGCGCGCGGGGCTTCCTCGATTCGATCCCGGCGCTGCGCAACCGGGAGTGCATCATCTGCGGCGAAGGCGTGGCGATCCCGATGCGCGTCAGCTTCGACAACCTCGAGGAGCAGAAGCGCCCGGCTTCCGAGGATCCCAGCTTCGTCGACCTTTGGCGGCAGAGCGGAGGCGAGGAGGACCGCGTCCACCGCATCGTCCAGCGCTGGCGCTCTCAGGGCAAGTAA
- a CDS encoding TIGR02186 family protein produces MTGRAFKRLALALVLLGVLTGARDPILVPEVSQHEVRVRQGFTGTELLLFGAILDPAGSRAAQDYDVVVVLKGPSQPIRLREKARVGGMWINAASTDFRSAPSFFAVAASRPVPKIVDERTAAIYEFGTDFIQLSPTGEINPVEQARFTSGLVDLKRRQGLYQEDMSGVKISGQVLYQARINLPSSVQTGTYTAETFAVARGRVVASAIAEVEVRKVGFERFVEVFAQQQSFFYGLLAVSLSIGMGWIAGRLFALI; encoded by the coding sequence TTGACGGGCCGAGCCTTCAAGAGGCTGGCGCTGGCGCTGGTCCTGTTGGGCGTACTCACCGGAGCGCGCGATCCCATCCTGGTTCCCGAAGTGAGCCAGCACGAAGTCAGGGTCCGGCAAGGCTTTACCGGGACCGAGTTGTTGCTGTTCGGCGCGATCCTCGACCCTGCCGGCAGCCGCGCGGCGCAGGATTACGACGTCGTCGTGGTTCTCAAGGGGCCCAGCCAGCCGATCCGGCTGCGCGAAAAGGCGCGGGTCGGCGGCATGTGGATCAATGCCGCGAGCACCGATTTTCGCTCGGCACCCTCCTTCTTCGCCGTCGCGGCCTCTCGCCCCGTGCCGAAGATTGTCGACGAGCGGACTGCGGCGATCTACGAATTCGGAACCGACTTCATCCAGCTGTCGCCAACCGGCGAGATCAACCCGGTGGAACAGGCGCGCTTCACATCGGGCCTGGTGGACCTGAAACGCCGCCAAGGGCTGTATCAGGAGGATATGAGCGGGGTGAAAATCAGCGGCCAGGTACTCTACCAGGCACGTATCAATCTTCCTTCGAGTGTGCAGACGGGCACCTACACGGCCGAAACCTTCGCAGTCGCCCGTGGCCGGGTGGTCGCCTCTGCCATTGCCGAAGTGGAAGTGCGCAAGGTGGGCTTCGAACGGTTCGTGGAAGTATTCGCGCAGCAGCAGTCCTTTTTCTACGGGCTTCTCGCCGTGAGCCTGTCGATCGGGATGGGCTGGATTGCCGGTCGACTGTTTGCCCTGATCTGA
- a CDS encoding sulfite exporter TauE/SafE family protein, which produces MDVYLPIANLSVNGLVIVALGALTGVLSGLFGVGGGFLTTPLLIFYGVPPTVAAASASTQVTGASVSGVLAHNRRGGVDYQMGAVTVVGGMLGSGVGAVLFRFFQSIGQIDTVISILYVVMLGAIGTLMAREAWGALRASKNAERPRPAKRRHHPLVAALPGRWRFYRSGLYISPLAPLILGAGVGVLTMLMGVGGGFILVPAMLYILGMSAGVVVGTSLFNILFVTIVTTMMHALTTKAVDLVLAALLLLGSVSGAQIGTQLAQKAKPETLRLVLAGLVLLIALRMLYGLGVKPDEIYTVTPL; this is translated from the coding sequence ATGGACGTATACCTCCCGATCGCGAACCTCTCGGTCAATGGGCTGGTTATCGTCGCCTTAGGTGCGCTCACCGGCGTGCTGTCGGGATTGTTCGGCGTGGGCGGCGGCTTTCTTACGACACCACTGCTCATCTTCTATGGCGTCCCGCCAACCGTGGCAGCGGCTTCCGCCTCCACCCAGGTGACCGGTGCAAGCGTTTCCGGCGTACTGGCGCACAATCGCCGGGGCGGCGTCGATTATCAAATGGGTGCCGTGACGGTCGTGGGCGGGATGCTTGGCAGCGGCGTGGGCGCAGTGCTGTTTCGCTTTTTCCAGTCGATCGGACAGATCGATACCGTCATCTCGATCCTCTACGTTGTGATGCTCGGCGCCATCGGCACGCTGATGGCGCGTGAAGCCTGGGGAGCTTTGCGCGCGTCGAAGAATGCCGAGCGCCCCCGTCCGGCCAAGCGGCGACACCACCCTCTCGTGGCGGCGCTGCCAGGTCGCTGGCGGTTCTACCGTTCCGGACTGTACATCTCTCCATTGGCTCCGCTTATCCTCGGCGCGGGGGTCGGCGTCTTGACGATGCTAATGGGAGTGGGCGGCGGGTTCATCCTCGTGCCGGCCATGCTCTACATCCTCGGCATGAGCGCCGGCGTGGTCGTCGGCACCAGTCTCTTCAACATCCTGTTCGTGACTATCGTGACCACCATGATGCACGCGCTTACCACCAAGGCGGTCGACCTCGTCCTGGCGGCATTGTTGTTGCTCGGCTCGGTATCGGGAGCGCAGATCGGAACGCAGTTGGCCCAGAAGGCCAAGCCCGAGACGCTTCGCCTGGTCCTGGCCGGTCTCGTCCTGCTGATTGCGCTGAGAATGCTTTATGGGCTGGGAGTGAAGCCGGACGAAATTTACACGGTGACCCCGCTTTGA